From Flavobacterium alkalisoli, the proteins below share one genomic window:
- a CDS encoding sensor histidine kinase: protein MKNISFSFRNRIAIYYIVSTALLVFAVFVVIYFTVRKSVYNDVERDLSIEVADLMTEIDISADGFAIHDVHEWKEKEHNTLDINPIFIEFVDPEGNSTDKSPNLKESHLEAKHLCKKTIHYDTWLEHKSVRQFEVPITYQNEIVGYLLVAAPLEDAAMVLNNLSRILWSAYPLVLIVLFLIARFIAGRSIKPVASIMSTSNDITKDNLTSRIPLPPNKDELYELSQTINDLLDRIQSAIEREKQFTGDASHELRTPLAVIKGTLEVLIRKPRDREEYEEKINFCISEVNRLNHLVDQLLLLARFENQKQSVKVENVYLNPVLLDTLTRYSLTIKDKNIQVVTQFDKDYYYETDEYLLSIVVNNLISNAIKYSPDNGRITVSLSENDGTVITITDTGMGIPAQDLQKIFNQFYRSKATEHSNIKGTGLGLSIVKRLCLLLGIAIDIYSKEEKGTTVRLFLR, encoded by the coding sequence GTGAAAAACATTTCGTTTTCTTTTCGTAACAGGATTGCCATTTACTATATAGTAAGTACGGCACTGCTTGTTTTTGCCGTATTTGTGGTTATTTACTTTACCGTTCGCAAAAGCGTTTATAACGATGTGGAAAGGGATCTTAGCATTGAGGTTGCCGACCTGATGACCGAGATTGATATTTCTGCCGACGGTTTTGCCATACACGATGTACACGAGTGGAAGGAAAAGGAACACAACACACTCGACATCAATCCTATTTTTATTGAGTTTGTAGATCCAGAAGGTAACTCTACCGATAAATCGCCCAACCTAAAGGAATCCCACCTTGAAGCAAAGCACCTTTGTAAAAAGACTATTCATTATGATACCTGGCTGGAACACAAATCGGTAAGGCAGTTTGAGGTACCTATTACCTATCAAAACGAAATTGTAGGATACCTGTTGGTTGCTGCTCCGCTGGAAGATGCTGCCATGGTACTTAACAACCTTAGCAGGATACTTTGGTCTGCCTATCCCCTGGTGCTTATCGTATTGTTTTTAATAGCACGTTTTATTGCGGGACGCAGCATTAAGCCTGTAGCCTCTATAATGAGTACGTCAAACGATATTACAAAAGATAACCTTACCTCACGTATTCCGTTACCACCAAATAAGGACGAACTCTATGAACTTTCACAAACCATAAACGACCTGCTGGACCGCATACAAAGTGCCATAGAAAGGGAGAAACAGTTTACGGGCGATGCCTCGCACGAACTGCGCACTCCCCTGGCTGTTATTAAAGGTACACTGGAAGTGCTTATACGTAAGCCTCGTGATCGTGAGGAATATGAAGAAAAAATAAACTTTTGCATAAGCGAGGTAAACCGACTTAATCACCTGGTAGACCAGTTACTTTTACTGGCGCGTTTTGAAAACCAAAAACAATCTGTTAAGGTTGAGAACGTGTACCTAAACCCGGTACTGCTGGATACGCTTACCCGCTATTCGCTAACCATTAAGGACAAGAACATACAGGTAGTTACCCAGTTTGATAAGGACTATTATTATGAAACCGACGAATACCTGCTGTCTATAGTGGTAAACAACCTTATCTCTAACGCCATAAAGTATTCCCCCGATAACGGCAGGATAACTGTATCCCTTAGTGAAAACGACGGAACGGTTATTACCATTACCGATACCGGTATGGGTATACCGGCACAGGACCTGCAAAAGATCTTTAACCAGTTTTACCGTTCTAAAGCTACCGAACACAGTAACATAAAGGGTACAGGGCTGGGGCTTTCTATAGTAAAACGCCTTTGCCTGCTGTTAGGTATTGCCATAGATATTTACAGCAAAGAGGAAAAAGGTACTACGGTTAGGTTGTTTTTGAGGTAG
- a CDS encoding helix-turn-helix domain-containing protein produces the protein MELYIKYNIDQMCKVLLQEQLDKFDIDCTVTEPGYVKFKENIPMEKYNQLIDSLKQYGIEIVDNQKSILVQKIKNAIIEMLYSDKGMQSLKISSYLSEKLDESYRTLSQVFSEVTFISIENFIILHKIERVKQLLMTESLSLTEISFMMNYSSVAYLSQQFKNITGVTPTTFQKIMRQKRISEK, from the coding sequence ATGGAGCTTTACATAAAATATAACATAGACCAGATGTGTAAAGTTCTGCTACAGGAGCAGTTAGATAAATTTGACATTGACTGCACAGTGACTGAGCCTGGATATGTCAAGTTTAAGGAAAACATACCTATGGAGAAATACAATCAGCTGATTGATTCTCTAAAACAATATGGTATAGAAATAGTAGACAATCAAAAAAGCATACTGGTACAAAAAATTAAGAATGCAATTATAGAAATGCTGTATTCTGATAAAGGTATGCAATCATTAAAAATATCATCTTACCTTTCTGAAAAACTGGATGAAAGTTATCGTACCTTATCTCAGGTATTTTCAGAAGTCACATTTATTTCAATAGAGAACTTTATTATCCTTCATAAAATAGAAAGGGTAAAACAGTTACTCATGACCGAAAGTCTTTCCCTTACCGAAATATCTTTTATGATGAATTACAGCAGTGTTGCTTATTTATCACAGCAGTTTAAAAACATTACAGGAGTGACCCCCACCACATTCCAGAAAATAATGAGACAAAAAAGAATATCTGAAAAATAA
- a CDS encoding voltage-gated chloride channel family protein encodes MNRQSLKGLIASIEQIPQFFYLLKWLLISIIVGILCGSASAFFLVSLEWATNWRESHIWIIAFLPLGGLIIGLLYHYFGSSVVKGNNMLLEELHTPKQVIPFRMAPLVLFGTIATHFFGGSAGREGTAVQMGGAIADQFTKIFKMRPRDRKMLIIIGISGGFASVFGTPLAGAVFALEVLVLGRMRYEAILPSFLTAVVANYTCYIWGVGHTQYHIPFVPEMTPLNLLFAVGVGIAFGLTATLFSKMTHFWGEFFKSKISYSPLRPFAGGIVIALAVYLLGTTKYIGLGVPVIVDAFNQDLTSYDFLLKILFTSFTLGAGFKGGEVTPLFFIGATLGNALAFFVPLPLALLAGMGFVAVFSGATNTPIACTLMGIELFGAESGVFIAIACVVAYLFSGHTGIYSSQIIGSSKHLLFGREQEKSLASITQSRKDKRHSYISSLSAGK; translated from the coding sequence ATGAACAGACAGTCTTTAAAAGGTCTTATTGCTTCAATCGAACAAATTCCACAGTTTTTTTATCTGCTAAAGTGGCTACTTATTTCGATAATTGTCGGAATATTGTGTGGCTCTGCTTCTGCATTCTTTTTAGTCTCGCTTGAGTGGGCTACAAACTGGCGTGAAAGCCACATTTGGATAATTGCCTTTCTACCTCTTGGCGGACTCATAATCGGATTATTATATCATTATTTTGGCAGTAGTGTTGTAAAAGGCAACAATATGCTGCTGGAGGAACTGCATACTCCTAAACAGGTTATTCCTTTTCGTATGGCACCCCTGGTGTTGTTTGGCACTATAGCCACACACTTTTTTGGGGGATCTGCCGGGCGTGAGGGTACTGCTGTACAAATGGGAGGTGCGATTGCCGATCAGTTTACCAAAATCTTTAAGATGCGCCCGCGAGACCGCAAAATGCTTATTATAATTGGTATTAGCGGAGGTTTTGCATCAGTATTCGGTACGCCCCTTGCGGGTGCGGTGTTTGCTCTTGAAGTACTGGTTTTAGGAAGAATGCGTTATGAGGCGATATTGCCAAGCTTCCTTACTGCTGTGGTTGCTAATTATACCTGCTATATATGGGGAGTGGGGCATACGCAATACCACATACCTTTTGTGCCGGAAATGACACCGCTTAACCTGTTGTTTGCTGTTGGAGTTGGTATAGCATTCGGGCTTACGGCTACCTTATTCTCCAAGATGACTCATTTTTGGGGTGAATTCTTTAAATCAAAAATCAGTTATTCTCCTTTAAGGCCCTTTGCCGGAGGTATAGTTATCGCCTTAGCGGTTTACTTGCTTGGTACCACTAAATATATAGGCCTTGGTGTTCCTGTAATTGTAGATGCTTTTAATCAGGATTTAACCTCTTATGATTTCCTGCTTAAAATATTGTTTACATCCTTTACCCTTGGTGCCGGATTTAAAGGGGGAGAGGTAACTCCGCTATTCTTTATAGGGGCAACGCTAGGTAATGCTTTAGCTTTTTTTGTACCGTTGCCATTGGCATTGTTGGCAGGTATGGGCTTTGTGGCTGTATTTTCGGGAGCTACAAATACGCCAATTGCCTGTACGCTTATGGGGATAGAACTATTTGGTGCCGAAAGCGGTGTGTTTATAGCTATTGCCTGTGTTGTAGCCTACCTGTTTTCAGGGCATACGGGTATTTATTCCTCACAAATTATAGGAAGCTCTAAACATTTACTGTTTGGCAGGGAACAGGAAAAAAGCCTGGCAAGCATTACCCAATCCAGAAAGGACAAGAGACACTCTTATATCTCATCGTTATCTGCAGGAAAATAA
- a CDS encoding response regulator: MHLSHLHIMLADDDEDDRLFFTEAFEEVKIKYSITTFKDGVELMNHLVKKENPLPDIIFLDLNMPRKSGLECLKEIRDNERLKNISVAIYSTSSSEQDVEQTFVLGANVYIKKPTDFTDLKKILTDVVHINWQYITDGLNKDSFIMNL; encoded by the coding sequence ATGCACCTTAGCCATTTACATATAATGCTGGCAGACGATGACGAAGATGATCGCCTGTTTTTTACAGAAGCCTTTGAGGAGGTTAAAATAAAATATTCTATAACGACCTTTAAGGATGGTGTAGAACTGATGAATCATCTTGTAAAAAAGGAAAATCCGCTTCCGGATATTATTTTCCTTGACCTTAACATGCCTCGTAAATCGGGGCTGGAATGTTTAAAGGAAATACGTGACAACGAAAGGCTTAAAAATATATCGGTTGCAATTTATTCTACTTCTTCGTCAGAGCAGGATGTGGAGCAGACATTTGTTCTTGGTGCTAACGTATACATTAAAAAACCTACCGACTTTACCGACCTTAAAAAGATACTTACTGATGTGGTTCATATCAACTGGCAGTATATTACAGATGGGTTAAATAAGGACAGTTTTATAATGAATTTGTAG
- a CDS encoding DUF3037 domain-containing protein, protein MQDKYLYEYAVIRVVPRVEREEFINAGVIVFCKRQKFVKMLFTVAEQKILMLSPEADIEQIKQNLESFEKIARGAKDGGPIALMEPDERFRWLTAVRSSVIQTSRPHPGFCLDMEKLTQRLFEDLVL, encoded by the coding sequence ATGCAAGATAAATACCTATATGAATATGCCGTAATTCGCGTAGTTCCCAGAGTGGAACGCGAAGAGTTCATCAATGCAGGGGTGATAGTGTTTTGCAAAAGGCAAAAATTTGTAAAAATGCTATTCACTGTAGCCGAACAAAAAATACTTATGCTTTCTCCTGAAGCAGATATAGAACAGATTAAACAAAACCTTGAATCGTTTGAAAAGATAGCCCGCGGCGCTAAAGACGGTGGCCCTATTGCCCTAATGGAACCCGATGAGCGTTTCAGGTGGTTAACGGCTGTGCGCAGTTCGGTTATACAAACATCAAGGCCACATCCCGGCTTTTGTTTAGATATGGAAAAACTAACCCAGCGCCTTTTTGAGGATTTGGTTCTTTAA
- a CDS encoding ATP-binding protein, producing MNIKDIVNREIVNLTNCEQEPIHIPGSIQPHGFLLAVNITDFNVEFCSGNSYEYIGIKHQDILGKTIDSVFGNETINNLKDYISRDLMLSASLLKLELNSKNFLCTVHKRDNHYIIEAEPASVNEKDISFEYNQTAQLLGYMHDTHTLKELCQLVAEGTRDITGYDRVMIYRFDKDYNGEVYAESVREDLEPFLGLHYPHTDIPKQARELYMQNLLRIITDVDYTPVPIYTIDNGTENNLDLSLSILRSTSPIHVQYLHNMGVGATLTISLIHQKKLWGLIACHHYSPKNLAPDLRLAAQLQGHFITSQIDIRQKNEEYELSLKTASALDKVKDITLTNATSFKELVNSKQLLELCNASGVSVLFNNSVYKSGITPDDEEIKKISSWLSTYTQNGSLHTDKLIDLLPEYKNVCENTSGIIYHSLDIENDNSIIWYRPETVKEINWAGDPNKSIEKDEKGLSPRKSFDLWKEVVKCQSSPWEKPEIDTAANYAYRLQRQINLLVITNEEQKYRKLSELLKETNSELENINWISTHDLQEPLRKIQLVSSRILSTEKNIPEKVEDAIKRMNSSANRMQTLLVDILKYTRLKHEDSNFETVDLTELIKEVVIELHETIEEKEATVNIDVLPQVQGVPFLLKQLFSNLISNSIKYSSPDRKPVVQLSAEKVPVAFNSTNRMLYKLVYVADNGIGFEQEYAESIFNIFTRLHSPLDYKGSGVGLALCKKIVQNHNGYITASGKLGEGAVISIYFPADNDEI from the coding sequence ATGAACATAAAGGATATCGTAAACCGTGAAATAGTTAATCTTACTAACTGCGAACAGGAACCTATACACATACCCGGAAGTATACAGCCACATGGCTTTTTGCTTGCCGTAAATATTACCGACTTTAACGTTGAGTTTTGCAGCGGCAACAGCTATGAGTATATCGGTATAAAGCATCAGGATATCTTAGGAAAGACCATCGACTCGGTTTTTGGTAATGAAACCATTAACAACCTGAAAGATTATATAAGCAGAGACCTAATGCTTTCTGCCAGTCTTTTAAAACTGGAACTTAATAGTAAGAACTTCCTGTGTACGGTACACAAACGCGATAATCATTATATTATAGAGGCAGAACCTGCAAGCGTTAACGAAAAGGATATTAGTTTTGAATATAACCAGACAGCCCAGCTTTTGGGTTATATGCATGACACCCATACCTTAAAAGAACTTTGCCAGCTCGTTGCAGAAGGCACAAGAGATATAACAGGGTATGACCGCGTAATGATTTATCGTTTTGATAAAGATTATAATGGAGAAGTATATGCCGAAAGCGTAAGGGAAGATTTAGAACCTTTCTTAGGATTACACTACCCGCATACCGATATACCTAAACAGGCACGCGAACTTTATATGCAAAACCTTTTGCGTATAATAACCGATGTAGATTATACTCCGGTACCTATTTATACCATTGATAACGGCACAGAAAACAATCTTGACCTGAGCCTTTCCATTTTAAGGAGTACTTCTCCTATACATGTGCAATACCTGCATAATATGGGTGTTGGTGCAACATTAACCATTTCTTTAATACACCAAAAGAAACTGTGGGGACTTATTGCGTGCCATCATTATTCGCCTAAAAACCTGGCACCCGATTTAAGACTGGCAGCTCAGTTACAGGGACACTTTATCACTTCGCAGATAGATATAAGGCAAAAAAACGAAGAGTACGAGCTCTCGCTTAAAACAGCTTCAGCATTAGATAAGGTAAAGGATATTACCCTTACCAATGCCACATCTTTTAAAGAACTGGTTAACTCAAAACAGCTTTTAGAGCTATGTAATGCTTCGGGGGTATCTGTATTATTCAATAATTCTGTGTACAAAAGCGGTATTACACCTGATGACGAGGAAATAAAAAAGATTTCAAGCTGGTTGTCTACTTATACTCAAAACGGAAGTTTGCACACAGATAAACTTATTGATCTTTTACCAGAATACAAAAACGTATGTGAAAACACATCGGGTATTATATATCATTCCCTTGATATAGAAAACGACAACAGTATTATTTGGTACAGGCCGGAAACAGTAAAGGAAATAAACTGGGCAGGAGATCCTAATAAGTCTATTGAAAAAGATGAAAAAGGGCTTTCACCCAGAAAATCATTCGACCTTTGGAAAGAGGTCGTTAAGTGCCAGAGTTCTCCATGGGAGAAACCTGAAATAGATACTGCTGCCAATTATGCCTACAGGCTGCAACGACAGATAAACCTTCTTGTAATTACCAACGAGGAGCAAAAATACCGAAAGCTAAGCGAATTGCTTAAAGAAACAAATTCTGAGCTTGAAAATATTAACTGGATAAGTACACATGACCTTCAGGAACCTCTACGTAAAATACAGCTTGTATCTTCACGCATATTAAGTACCGAAAAGAACATTCCTGAAAAGGTGGAAGATGCCATAAAACGAATGAACAGTTCTGCAAACAGGATGCAGACACTGCTTGTTGATATTTTAAAATACACCCGCTTAAAGCACGAAGACAGTAATTTTGAGACTGTAGACCTTACAGAACTGATTAAAGAAGTTGTTATTGAACTTCACGAAACTATTGAGGAAAAAGAAGCAACCGTAAACATAGATGTATTACCTCAGGTACAGGGTGTTCCGTTTCTGCTAAAGCAACTGTTCTCTAACCTTATATCCAATTCAATTAAGTATTCCTCTCCCGACAGGAAACCTGTAGTACAGCTCTCTGCAGAAAAGGTTCCTGTTGCGTTTAATAGTACAAACCGAATGCTTTACAAACTGGTTTATGTTGCCGATAACGGAATTGGTTTTGAACAGGAATATGCCGAATCGATATTCAATATATTTACAAGGCTACATTCACCCCTTGACTATAAAGGCTCTGGTGTTGGACTGGCTTTATGTAAAAAGATTGTACAAAACCACAACGGATACATAACCGCATCGGGTAAATTAGGAGAGGGTGCAGTAATCAGTATTTATTTTCCTGCAGATAACGATGAGATATAA
- a CDS encoding HipA family kinase gives MSKTPHLRTVNVMRYVTPLREGGSLPAIAEADDDFKYVLKFRGAGHGTKALIAELIGGEMARLLGLPVPELVFANLDEAFGRTEADEEIQDLLQFSQGLNLALHFLSGAINFDPVVTTVDEKMASQIVWLDAYITNVDRTFRNTNMLIWHKELWLIDHGASLYFHHSFNDPQAAAVTPFALIKDHVLLPQATKLDEVNAEYKALLNEEKIRSITALIPAEWMDWQDNDLEPEQVREVYTQFLLTRLENSDIFVNQAKNAR, from the coding sequence ATGAGCAAAACACCACATTTGCGTACTGTAAACGTAATGCGTTATGTAACCCCATTGCGTGAGGGCGGTTCGCTTCCTGCCATTGCAGAAGCCGACGACGATTTTAAATATGTACTTAAATTTCGCGGTGCCGGACACGGTACCAAAGCCCTTATTGCCGAACTTATAGGCGGTGAAATGGCACGCTTACTGGGCTTACCAGTACCCGAACTGGTTTTTGCCAACCTGGATGAAGCCTTTGGCCGTACCGAAGCCGACGAGGAAATTCAGGACCTGTTACAATTCAGTCAGGGGCTTAACCTTGCGCTGCATTTTCTTTCGGGAGCTATAAATTTCGATCCTGTTGTTACTACGGTAGACGAAAAAATGGCTTCGCAAATTGTGTGGCTGGATGCTTATATTACTAATGTAGACCGTACTTTCCGCAATACAAACATGCTTATATGGCATAAAGAGCTGTGGCTTATAGACCACGGTGCATCATTATATTTCCACCATTCGTTTAACGATCCCCAGGCTGCGGCGGTTACTCCGTTTGCACTTATTAAAGACCATGTGTTGCTGCCACAGGCTACAAAACTGGACGAAGTGAATGCCGAGTACAAAGCCCTGCTTAACGAAGAGAAAATACGCTCTATTACAGCACTTATCCCAGCCGAGTGGATGGACTGGCAGGATAACGACCTTGAGCCGGAACAGGTGCGCGAAGTGTATACGCAGTTTCTTTTAACGAGATTAGAAAACAGTGATATTTTTGTAAATCAGGCCAAAAATGCAAGATAA
- a CDS encoding response regulator: protein MNNELTVFYTDDDQEDIDFFREIIDIIDSNVKVVTQRNGEELLNALNNPPPTPYLVFLDINMPGMNGLETLKRVRESDQHKNLPVVMFSTSSDDITIQQSKELGASFYVPKSGAFDKLKKSIEHTLKMNWENNSDSNEFVYYC, encoded by the coding sequence ATGAATAACGAATTAACAGTGTTTTACACCGATGATGACCAGGAAGATATAGACTTCTTCAGGGAGATTATCGATATAATAGACAGTAACGTTAAGGTGGTAACGCAGCGTAACGGCGAAGAATTGCTAAACGCGCTTAATAACCCGCCACCAACCCCTTACCTTGTATTTTTAGATATAAACATGCCGGGTATGAACGGATTGGAAACCCTTAAGAGAGTACGCGAGTCAGATCAGCATAAAAACCTTCCCGTGGTTATGTTCTCTACTTCCAGCGATGATATTACCATTCAGCAAAGTAAGGAACTTGGTGCTTCATTTTATGTGCCTAAATCGGGAGCGTTTGATAAGCTTAAAAAATCTATCGAACATACGCTTAAAATGAACTGGGAGAACAACTCCGATAGTAATGAATTTGTTTACTACTGCTAA
- the fumC gene encoding class II fumarate hydratase — MEYRIEKDTMGEVKVPADKYWGAQTERSRNNFKIGTPGSMPKEVVEGFAYLKKAAAYANHDLGVLSVEKRDAIAQVCDEILAGKLDDQFPLVIWQTGSGTQSNMNVNEVVANRAQVLAGGKIGEGEPVLKANDDVNKSQSSNDTYPTGMHIAAYKAVVEVTIPGVEKLRDTLQKKSQEFMNVVKIGRTHLMDATPLTLGQELSGYVAQLNYGLKAVKNTLAHLSEVALGGTAVGTGLNTPEGYDVKVAEYIAKFTGHPFVTAENKFEALAAHDAIVETHGALKQLAVSLNKIANDIRMLASGPRSGIGEILIPENEPGSSIMPGKVNPTQCEALTMVCAQVMGNDVAITVGGTQGHYELNVFKPLMAANFLQSARLIGDACVSFDEHCAQGIEPNHKRIKELVDNSLMLVTALNTKIGYYKAAEIAQTAHKNGTTLKEEAVRLGYVSPEDFDAWVKPEDMVGSLK; from the coding sequence ATGGAATACAGAATAGAAAAAGACACCATGGGTGAAGTGAAAGTTCCTGCTGACAAGTATTGGGGCGCACAAACCGAACGTTCAAGAAACAACTTTAAGATAGGTACTCCGGGCTCTATGCCAAAAGAAGTAGTAGAAGGTTTTGCTTACCTTAAAAAAGCTGCTGCTTATGCTAACCACGATTTAGGAGTTCTTTCTGTTGAAAAACGTGATGCTATTGCTCAGGTTTGCGACGAAATACTTGCAGGTAAGCTGGACGACCAGTTCCCTCTTGTAATATGGCAAACAGGTTCTGGAACACAAAGTAACATGAACGTAAACGAGGTTGTAGCTAACAGGGCTCAGGTTCTTGCGGGAGGTAAAATAGGCGAAGGTGAGCCGGTACTAAAAGCTAACGACGATGTAAACAAATCTCAGTCTTCTAACGATACTTACCCTACAGGTATGCACATTGCTGCTTACAAAGCTGTGGTGGAAGTAACTATTCCGGGTGTGGAGAAACTTCGTGATACACTACAAAAGAAATCACAGGAGTTTATGAATGTTGTAAAAATAGGCCGTACACACTTAATGGATGCTACTCCCCTAACTTTAGGTCAGGAGCTTTCAGGTTATGTGGCACAGCTAAACTATGGTTTAAAAGCAGTTAAAAATACTTTAGCCCACCTTTCAGAGGTTGCCCTTGGCGGTACAGCTGTAGGTACAGGACTTAACACTCCTGAAGGATATGATGTAAAAGTAGCTGAGTACATCGCTAAATTTACAGGTCATCCGTTTGTAACTGCAGAAAACAAATTTGAGGCATTAGCTGCTCACGATGCAATTGTTGAAACTCACGGCGCTTTAAAACAACTTGCTGTTTCATTAAACAAAATAGCTAACGATATCCGTATGCTGGCTTCTGGTCCGCGTTCAGGTATTGGCGAAATATTAATTCCTGAAAATGAGCCGGGATCATCTATCATGCCCGGTAAAGTTAACCCAACACAGTGTGAGGCATTAACAATGGTTTGTGCTCAGGTTATGGGTAACGATGTGGCTATCACTGTAGGTGGTACTCAGGGTCACTACGAACTTAACGTTTTCAAACCTCTTATGGCTGCTAACTTCCTACAGTCGGCAAGATTAATTGGTGATGCGTGTGTATCTTTTGATGAGCACTGTGCACAGGGTATCGAGCCTAACCACAAACGTATTAAAGAACTTGTAGACAACTCTTTAATGCTTGTAACAGCTCTTAATACTAAAATTGGTTACTACAAAGCAGCAGAAATCGCTCAGACAGCACACAAAAACGGTACAACCCTTAAAGAAGAGGCAGTACGTTTAG
- a CDS encoding response regulator transcription factor has translation MKILIAEDEKGITGFLKQGLEEEGYDIITAANGKEAYDMASKQKPDLILLDWMMPGYTGIEVCRAIRATDTRTPIIFLTAKDTVQETIEGLKAGANDYIKKPFSFQELVERIKIHFRYNEGNNELSIRNTRIIQNKHQVWHNNEEVALTQREYDLLAYLIKNKGNVCSRQDIIQDVWDIHFEYDTGVIDVFINAIRKKLNLKKEDDFIKTVRGIGYIAED, from the coding sequence ATGAAGATTCTTATAGCAGAAGATGAAAAGGGAATTACCGGATTCCTTAAGCAGGGACTTGAGGAAGAAGGCTATGATATAATAACAGCTGCAAACGGTAAGGAAGCCTATGATATGGCTTCTAAACAAAAACCCGACCTTATATTGCTAGACTGGATGATGCCCGGCTATACAGGTATAGAAGTATGCCGTGCCATAAGGGCCACCGATACCAGAACCCCTATTATATTCCTAACGGCAAAAGATACCGTACAGGAAACCATTGAAGGGCTAAAGGCAGGCGCTAACGATTATATTAAAAAACCCTTCAGTTTTCAGGAACTGGTAGAACGCATTAAAATACATTTCCGTTACAACGAAGGCAATAACGAACTAAGCATACGCAATACCCGTATTATACAAAACAAACATCAGGTTTGGCATAACAACGAAGAGGTTGCCCTAACCCAAAGGGAATACGACCTATTGGCCTATCTTATTAAGAACAAAGGCAATGTATGCAGCCGTCAGGATATTATTCAGGATGTGTGGGACATTCATTTTGAATATGATACCGGTGTAATAGATGTTTTTATAAATGCTATTCGTAAAAAGCTGAATCTTAAAAAAGAGGACGACTTTATAAAAACGGTACGCGGAATAGGCTATATTGCAGAAGATTAA
- a CDS encoding biliverdin-producing heme oxygenase, with the protein MSNELTATETFLERLRAKTSVAHTNLEQLPVSVSIVNPNVTNKEYVHYLNLMHDVVKQAEEEIFPALTAFVPDVNERNKTSLLENDLKALGFYKTQLHKPFENTASMSPAFAMGVLYVIEGSSLGGRVILKNIHTSLGHTEEQGASYFAGYGNQTGSKWKSFLNALTAYEAQTNNEKEIIAGAEYAFTTIGRHFS; encoded by the coding sequence ATGAGTAATGAGCTTACGGCAACCGAAACTTTTTTAGAAAGGCTAAGAGCCAAAACATCGGTAGCCCATACTAATCTGGAACAACTTCCTGTTTCAGTTTCGATTGTAAATCCTAATGTAACTAACAAGGAATATGTGCATTACCTAAACCTGATGCACGATGTAGTCAAGCAGGCCGAAGAAGAAATTTTTCCGGCCCTTACTGCTTTTGTTCCCGATGTAAATGAAAGAAACAAAACATCACTTTTAGAAAACGATCTTAAAGCATTAGGTTTTTACAAAACACAATTACATAAGCCTTTTGAAAATACTGCTTCAATGAGCCCCGCATTTGCCATGGGAGTATTGTATGTAATAGAGGGCTCTTCCCTGGGCGGAAGGGTAATCCTTAAAAACATACATACCTCACTAGGCCATACCGAAGAGCAGGGAGCTTCTTATTTTGCCGGATATGGTAACCAAACCGGCAGCAAGTGGAAGTCTTTCCTTAATGCCCTTACGGCTTATGAAGCACAAACTAATAATGAAAAAGAAATAATTGCAGGAGCAGAATATGCCTTTACCACTATAGGCAGGCATTTCTCATAA
- a CDS encoding VOC family protein — MTKVNQIFVNLPVKDLNKSIEFFTKIGFTFNAQFTNENATCMIIGENIFAMLLTEKYFSTFITKEIADTKKTTELITSLLVNSREEVDALLQKAFAAGGRQYKEPIDYDWMYNRNFEDLDGHQWEIFYMDMSAMPTE, encoded by the coding sequence ATGACTAAAGTGAACCAAATTTTCGTGAATCTTCCGGTAAAGGACCTAAACAAATCCATTGAATTCTTTACCAAAATCGGCTTTACCTTTAACGCTCAGTTTACGAACGAAAATGCAACCTGTATGATAATTGGCGAAAATATTTTTGCTATGCTGCTTACAGAAAAGTATTTTAGTACCTTTATAACCAAAGAGATAGCCGACACCAAAAAAACAACGGAGCTTATTACATCACTTTTGGTAAACAGCCGTGAAGAGGTAGACGCCCTGTTACAAAAAGCTTTTGCTGCAGGCGGAAGGCAATACAAAGAACCTATTGATTACGATTGGATGTATAACCGTAACTTTGAAGATTTAGACGGGCATCAATGGGAAATATTCTATATGGATATGAGCGCTATGCCAACCGAATAA